One genomic segment of Oncorhynchus nerka isolate Pitt River linkage group LG16, Oner_Uvic_2.0, whole genome shotgun sequence includes these proteins:
- the LOC115126368 gene encoding tumor necrosis factor receptor superfamily member 14-like yields MAQFESLWTVPIILVFVTIGCCIACGRAEYRIGDECCPMCSPGNRVYKHCTEFTSTSCVPCVDATFLDEPNGLMKCKVCTNCDPGLGLKVKQSCRPSSDTVCGTLEGFYCLDPTKDGCRAAQRHSSCLPGQYISHTGTTSTDTVCSDCTGDTYSNGSFTSCQPHTQCHTLKLQQIKSGTHWSDSECGPQISPIATLIFAVVVGVLAVIAAVTTAAIMKRRRKNTKRSFNS; encoded by the exons ATGGCACAGTTTGAAAGCTTGTGGACT GTACCTATTATATTGGTGTTTGTAACCATTGGATGCTGTATTGCATGTGGTAGAGCTGAGTACAGAATAGGGGATGAATGTTGTCCCATGTGTTCACCAG GAAATCGTGTATATAAGCATTGTACTGAATTCACCAGTACCAGCTGTGTGCCCTGTGTTGATGCTACTTTCCTTGATGAGCCCAATGGTCTCATGAAATGCAAAGTGTGTACCAACTGTGATCCAG GTTTGGGTTTGAAGGTAAAGCAGTCATGTAGACCTTCATCAGACACTGTCTGTGGGACACTGGAGGGGTTCTACTGTCTAGACCCAACTAAGGATGGTTGTAGAGCAGCCCAGAGACACAGCAGCTGTCTGCCTGGTCAATACATCAGTCACACAG GAACAACATCTACAGATACTGTGTGTTCTGACTGTACTGGTGACACCTATTCAAATGGATCATTTACATCctgccagccacacacaca ATGTCATACCTTGAAGCTTCAGCAAATTAAATCTGGAACTCATTGGTCCGACTCTGAGTGTGGACCACAAATCTCACCTATAGCTACATTAATATTTGCTGTGGTGGTGGGGGTACTCGCTGTGATAGCAGCCGTGACGACGGCAGCTATTatgaaaagaagaagaaaaaacaccaAAAGATCCTTTAACTCGTGA